The following are encoded in a window of Fibrobacter sp. UWR4 genomic DNA:
- a CDS encoding FecR domain-containing protein, giving the protein MTFSKYFKAISLFIAVLACFSAAKSGSGKITFTLGDPQIMKYGKSDWKSIRQSGKKVNQFDKIRTVLEEQVIISLPDGSSLTIDENSLVEIPELLSEDGVNNFSAEIKKGRVKFSVQKQANAKSSIKFSTGTATAAIRGTEGVFAELPNGMAFASLHEGALELTIGNKSYTIGGGQTLLPGADGTYQVVELAASGEMDFLKEVEGYFSDSTVSLDSIIKLAKEKDSKYTEMLNTLKDSLQCNTSNLPDTIRENSVTLKAICKPGINVTIAGQTIASTGEEISVSTGWASDTEGDKKFPLTCSVNNFTADCGLLKTYFKAVAEDTVKKDTVHVHNKLELTSGPVINVCEKGLATVEGTFDPSDPSASLRVSVGKKSSETNLLLLFSNGKFNYSIPVNDKIGNWNEKQIKVEYESNTFGKETATAELSINKSCPDVNITAPSITFIAADEIKCSAELKVGEANGDIVILTPYLDGAPMMDKTFQNDGKATVNLATGIHDYNFQVTDQAGHKSSISRKLGCYPVSDKFSISLRNGPYERLRVPRPPPGASTILYRNLHFTINGMTENDPVYIKEIAISQQDKKKVIIKGSSLQSNSVDHQVELSWGTKVTVNIDVIMKNGAIIKASKTFDATSSNTSKSSEVK; this is encoded by the coding sequence ATGACTTTTTCTAAGTATTTTAAGGCGATATCGCTATTCATTGCGGTCCTAGCATGCTTTTCTGCCGCCAAATCCGGTTCCGGCAAGATTACCTTTACCCTGGGCGACCCCCAGATCATGAAATACGGCAAGAGCGACTGGAAATCCATTCGCCAGAGCGGTAAAAAGGTGAACCAGTTCGACAAAATCCGCACGGTTTTGGAAGAACAGGTCATTATTAGCCTTCCCGACGGCAGTTCCCTCACTATCGACGAAAACTCCCTGGTGGAAATTCCCGAACTGCTCTCCGAGGACGGGGTCAACAACTTCTCCGCCGAGATCAAGAAAGGCCGCGTGAAGTTCAGCGTCCAGAAGCAGGCAAACGCCAAGAGTTCCATCAAGTTCTCTACCGGTACGGCTACTGCAGCAATCCGCGGTACCGAAGGTGTGTTTGCGGAACTGCCCAACGGCATGGCATTCGCCTCCCTCCACGAAGGTGCCCTCGAGCTGACTATCGGAAACAAGAGCTACACCATTGGCGGAGGCCAGACCCTCCTGCCTGGTGCCGACGGTACATATCAGGTGGTAGAACTGGCGGCCTCCGGTGAAATGGACTTCCTGAAGGAAGTGGAAGGCTACTTTAGCGATTCCACCGTTTCCCTGGATTCCATCATCAAGTTGGCCAAGGAAAAGGACAGCAAGTATACCGAAATGCTGAACACCCTCAAGGATTCCCTCCAGTGCAATACCAGCAACCTCCCCGACACTATCCGGGAAAATTCCGTTACCCTGAAGGCCATCTGTAAGCCTGGAATCAACGTAACGATCGCCGGCCAGACCATCGCCTCCACTGGCGAAGAAATTTCCGTATCTACCGGCTGGGCTTCCGATACCGAAGGCGACAAGAAGTTCCCCCTCACCTGCTCCGTGAACAATTTTACCGCCGATTGCGGCCTTTTGAAGACTTACTTCAAGGCTGTGGCAGAAGACACCGTCAAAAAGGACACCGTCCACGTACACAACAAGCTGGAACTGACATCCGGCCCTGTGATCAACGTCTGCGAAAAGGGACTTGCCACTGTGGAAGGCACCTTCGATCCTAGCGACCCGTCTGCATCCCTCCGTGTAAGCGTAGGCAAGAAATCTTCCGAAACCAACCTGCTTCTGCTGTTTAGCAACGGCAAGTTCAACTATTCCATTCCGGTAAACGACAAGATTGGCAACTGGAACGAAAAGCAGATCAAGGTGGAGTACGAATCCAATACTTTCGGCAAGGAAACGGCTACCGCTGAACTGAGCATCAACAAGAGCTGCCCCGACGTGAATATAACAGCCCCCTCTATTACCTTCATTGCCGCTGACGAAATCAAATGTAGCGCGGAACTGAAAGTGGGCGAAGCAAACGGCGATATCGTAATCCTTACTCCCTATCTGGATGGCGCCCCCATGATGGACAAGACCTTCCAGAACGACGGCAAGGCAACCGTAAATCTTGCCACAGGTATCCACGACTATAACTTCCAGGTCACGGACCAGGCAGGTCACAAGAGCAGCATTAGCCGCAAGCTGGGCTGCTACCCCGTAAGCGACAAGTTCTCCATCAGCCTCCGTAATGGTCCCTACGAACGTCTCCGCGTTCCCCGTCCGCCTCCCGGAGCAAGCACCATCCTCTATCGTAACCTGCACTTCACCATTAACGGCATGACCGAAAATGATCCTGTGTACATCAAGGAAATCGCCATTTCCCAGCAGGACAAGAAGAAAGTCATCATCAAGGGCTCCAGCCTCCAGTCCAATTCCGTGGACCACCAGGTGGAACTGTCCTGGGGAACCAAGGTTACCGTAAATATTGACGTAATCATGAAGAACGGCGCCATCATCAAGGCTTCCAAGACCTTTGACGCCACATCCAGCAACACGTCCAAGTCTAGCGAGGTGAAGTAA
- a CDS encoding right-handed parallel beta-helix repeat-containing protein, with protein MKMPFVMTAVAMTTAMALAQDANTAAAPAAPAAAPAVAPAPQAAEAPAPVAETPAPVAEPAPVAEPTSQPAEVAAPTAPAEVPVPVAEPAPVAEPASQPAEVAAPTAPAEVPTPVAETPVPVAEPAPVAEPAPVAEPAPVAEPAPVAEAPAAPVVQNNPSVFIPDEEVPVLLQKGTKIGGNLHGFLKADKSPYLVGENVFVGPHMVLVIEPGVVLQFAPNTALDVQGQLIIAGTRNQGVVFKSAATAPKKGDWKGIYLSGDMKSEIRYATITGAENGIILENSSLEMQSSTIEKTASRGVFARNSKLNISDSYFFDNAGAALHLANHSISDIQRVKLLNNKVAILNSELAQTDIITATIEDNDVAILDKGNAYLTTVNTSITKNKLGAASKEVLDKSVIGSISGNVKDFNSNVDGIVATLPADPEIPGVQIRMSKGKEEIGELIANKENESRTSDTTAGSWSIIGNVMLGGNYHYVQTRKNHSQTPDIVGEDTIAYKKHYKNTFQVPGFGGEASVYMLMTSPDGKTIEFNTDMTADSWNHFSPNPVSLTYKDNKHQLIVGDNQKIGGDIYMSSMPLFGVDYTLSLSKNNADQPLLQFNAFGGENRRPYLIGDRHPYLYNDYIEEGETQAQRMVYGGQVKWAPLRRFDATLGILYANDEIEEPLFRDGDTHSDLTSEPIQKSLTAYADGNWLFYPGDIELKGMIAVGRADTAQVMSERAINKVFSAEGISVSNFTKLRQLMEHPKRIATLSTTELQEIFGENSTLNPDEMRSLLEHLIEEAKRAKDSNEDDVDDGRVAGLNWGSQNFAIGASLYWKIYKTQISGHIKYVGEDFYSVGSPNQLSDTREFGGELEQIITNFWTLNFSYDLNVENAGTGSKTNLFGLGEGTRWGFFQSASDEWLEEHELDNDRTKYIQNFNLENSFKINPSLDVKVGYNLEYRTQNRPTQLHGSYIMNDGIYKDKWFKPRKDKATTIINDNGEEVEVDEDRWFQYTSTYTEEYLASGLEEKSLKHVFSLNGTLRAYKSVFKAGGRWTVRSDISEFEKDSVASKFNFADTTWEKLGYYYGGADYFDQAYPMSVTTTLSMLQNRFAITPRFKSYTRDNMSEAEVTIEDEFEMPFMSRFLVFSADAQFRYLSTSWEDGEEEKEDTEVDVAGNLSLRINHTKSFYSEWYTGAGLYYRPDNLSNEYKDIFGGVRLNYVF; from the coding sequence ATGAAGATGCCTTTCGTGATGACCGCAGTCGCCATGACCACCGCTATGGCCCTGGCACAAGATGCGAATACTGCAGCAGCACCTGCTGCGCCTGCAGCCGCACCGGCAGTAGCACCTGCCCCCCAGGCAGCCGAAGCTCCCGCTCCTGTAGCTGAAACACCCGCTCCCGTTGCGGAACCCGCTCCCGTTGCAGAACCGACATCTCAGCCCGCAGAAGTTGCAGCACCGACCGCACCGGCAGAAGTTCCCGTTCCCGTTGCAGAACCCGCTCCCGTTGCAGAACCGGCATCTCAGCCCGCAGAAGTTGCAGCACCGACCGCACCGGCAGAAGTTCCCACTCCTGTAGCCGAAACACCCGTTCCCGTTGCGGAACCCGCTCCCGTTGCAGAACCCGCTCCCGTTGCAGAACCCGCTCCCGTTGCAGAACCGGCACCTGTGGCAGAAGCGCCTGCCGCACCCGTGGTACAGAACAATCCCAGCGTATTTATTCCGGATGAAGAAGTTCCTGTTCTTTTGCAGAAAGGCACCAAGATCGGTGGAAATCTCCACGGATTCCTGAAGGCTGACAAGTCCCCCTACCTGGTGGGAGAAAACGTTTTCGTCGGCCCCCACATGGTTCTGGTCATCGAACCGGGCGTAGTCCTTCAGTTCGCCCCCAACACCGCTCTTGACGTTCAGGGCCAGCTCATTATCGCAGGCACCCGAAACCAGGGTGTTGTATTTAAGTCCGCAGCAACCGCACCGAAAAAAGGTGACTGGAAGGGCATTTACCTGTCCGGTGACATGAAGTCCGAAATCCGCTACGCCACCATTACCGGAGCCGAAAACGGCATCATTCTGGAAAACAGCAGTCTGGAAATGCAGTCCTCCACCATCGAGAAAACTGCTAGCCGTGGTGTCTTCGCGAGAAACTCCAAGCTGAACATCAGCGACAGCTACTTCTTCGATAATGCAGGTGCAGCCCTCCATCTGGCAAACCACTCCATTTCCGATATTCAGCGAGTCAAGTTGCTGAACAACAAGGTCGCCATCCTGAATTCCGAATTGGCCCAGACCGACATTATCACCGCTACCATCGAGGATAACGACGTCGCTATATTGGACAAGGGCAACGCCTACCTGACAACCGTCAACACCAGTATCACCAAGAACAAGCTGGGTGCAGCATCCAAGGAAGTTCTGGACAAGTCCGTCATCGGAAGCATTTCCGGTAACGTCAAGGACTTCAACTCCAATGTAGATGGGATTGTCGCAACCCTACCTGCCGATCCCGAAATTCCCGGCGTCCAGATCCGAATGTCAAAAGGAAAAGAAGAAATCGGGGAACTGATCGCCAACAAGGAAAATGAATCCCGTACCAGCGACACCACAGCCGGTAGCTGGTCCATTATCGGTAACGTAATGCTGGGTGGCAACTACCACTACGTACAGACCCGCAAGAATCACAGCCAGACGCCCGATATCGTGGGTGAAGACACCATCGCCTACAAGAAGCATTACAAGAACACCTTCCAGGTTCCTGGCTTTGGCGGCGAGGCAAGCGTCTACATGCTCATGACTTCCCCCGACGGAAAGACCATCGAGTTCAACACCGACATGACGGCTGATTCCTGGAATCACTTCTCCCCCAACCCTGTTTCCTTGACTTATAAGGACAACAAGCACCAGCTTATCGTAGGCGACAACCAGAAGATTGGCGGCGACATCTACATGTCCTCCATGCCCCTGTTCGGCGTGGACTACACCTTGTCCCTTTCCAAGAACAACGCCGACCAGCCGCTCCTTCAGTTCAATGCTTTCGGTGGCGAAAATCGCAGGCCTTACCTGATTGGCGACCGCCATCCGTACCTGTACAACGACTACATCGAGGAAGGCGAAACCCAGGCACAGCGCATGGTTTATGGCGGCCAGGTCAAGTGGGCTCCTCTCCGCAGATTTGACGCAACCCTCGGTATCCTTTACGCAAACGACGAAATCGAGGAACCGCTGTTCCGCGACGGAGACACTCATAGCGACTTGACCAGCGAACCCATCCAGAAGTCCCTTACCGCCTACGCCGACGGTAACTGGCTCTTCTATCCGGGCGATATCGAACTGAAAGGTATGATCGCCGTGGGTCGTGCAGATACCGCACAGGTCATGTCCGAACGCGCCATCAACAAGGTGTTTTCCGCAGAAGGCATCAGCGTAAGCAACTTCACCAAGTTACGTCAGTTGATGGAACATCCCAAGAGGATTGCCACCCTGTCCACTACGGAACTGCAGGAAATCTTCGGTGAAAATTCCACCCTCAATCCCGACGAAATGCGTTCCCTTCTGGAACACCTGATCGAGGAAGCCAAGAGAGCTAAGGATAGCAACGAGGATGACGTGGACGACGGCCGTGTGGCAGGTCTCAACTGGGGCAGCCAGAATTTTGCAATCGGAGCAAGCCTCTACTGGAAAATTTACAAGACCCAGATTTCCGGCCACATCAAGTACGTAGGCGAAGACTTCTACAGCGTGGGCTCTCCGAATCAGCTGTCCGACACTCGTGAGTTCGGCGGCGAATTGGAACAGATCATTACCAACTTCTGGACCTTGAATTTCAGCTATGACCTGAACGTGGAAAACGCAGGCACCGGAAGCAAGACCAACCTGTTCGGCCTTGGGGAAGGCACCCGCTGGGGCTTCTTCCAGAGCGCATCCGACGAATGGCTGGAAGAACACGAACTGGACAATGACCGTACCAAGTACATCCAGAACTTCAATCTCGAAAACTCCTTCAAGATCAATCCCTCTCTGGACGTGAAGGTGGGCTACAACCTGGAATACAGAACCCAGAATCGCCCCACTCAGCTCCACGGCAGCTACATCATGAATGATGGCATCTATAAGGACAAGTGGTTCAAGCCCCGCAAGGACAAGGCAACCACCATCATCAACGACAATGGCGAAGAAGTCGAAGTGGATGAAGATCGCTGGTTCCAGTACACCTCCACCTACACCGAAGAATACCTGGCATCCGGCCTGGAAGAAAAATCCCTCAAGCACGTCTTTAGCCTGAACGGAACCCTAAGAGCCTACAAGTCCGTATTCAAGGCTGGCGGCCGCTGGACCGTTCGTTCCGATATTTCTGAATTCGAGAAGGACAGCGTTGCAAGTAAGTTCAACTTCGCCGATACCACCTGGGAAAAGCTGGGTTACTACTACGGCGGTGCCGACTACTTTGACCAGGCATACCCCATGTCTGTCACCACCACACTGAGCATGCTCCAGAACCGTTTTGCCATTACGCCCCGATTCAAAAGCTACACCCGCGACAATATGAGCGAAGCAGAAGTGACCATCGAGGATGAATTCGAGATGCCCTTCATGAGCCGCTTCCTGGTGTTTAGCGCAGACGCCCAGTTCCGTTACCTGAGCACCAGCTGGGAAGATGGCGAAGAAGAAAAGGAAGATACCGAAGTGGATGTGGCAGGCAATCTGAGCCTGCGCATTAACCACACCAAGTCCTTCTATTCCGAATGGTACACCGGAGCAGGCCTGTACTACCGCCCGGACAACCTCAGTAACGAATACAAGGATATTTTCGGTGGCGTAAGACTAAACTACGTCTTCTAG
- a CDS encoding NAD(P)/FAD-dependent oxidoreductase: MFTYRYRELPVALSKKGEYRAALARELRIHPEEIFNLQVERFSLDSRRKGDPKWSYNVIFEVKRQLRATGNHAKGLVEATRETESLENDPLRNTVPMASHVDVIGAGPSGLWAALHLLRKGFQVDLYEQGKLVEERFRDIRKFFVNREFNAYSNVLYGEGGAGAFSDGKLNTRSRNLFSEAVLKDMVSFGVDESVVTFAKPHIGTDRLVLMLRKLRAEIARLGGRIHYSTTLEDIEIKDGRICAIKLRDVSRRNLGETPSANFAEICPSRWQNCEALVLAVGHSARHIYEMLHARGVTLESKAFAMGVRVEHPQMLINMRQLGRDIDTKLTGAAEYFLATPTLNKTSSAYSFCMCPGGVLVPCASEPGTLATNGMSYSHRNGPLANGAIAVPITPGAEGFDIKTAGTLFGGLDLQRKIEADAYAVGGKNYAAPAQTIKNFLAKRVDKNLPKTTYPCGLVNSNLWDWMDKTICKSLAEGFQNFDKKIPGFIEEGLIVAPETRTSSPLRITRNNETLESVNTKGLYVLGEGAGYSGGIVTSAADGIRLAHYAKRSKQ, translated from the coding sequence ATGTTTACCTACCGCTACAGAGAACTTCCCGTCGCCCTTTCCAAGAAGGGGGAATACCGTGCAGCGCTTGCCCGGGAACTACGAATCCATCCCGAAGAGATTTTCAACCTTCAGGTGGAACGCTTCTCTCTGGATAGCCGCCGCAAGGGAGATCCCAAGTGGTCGTACAACGTGATTTTCGAGGTCAAGCGCCAGCTGCGTGCCACAGGTAATCACGCGAAGGGTCTGGTAGAAGCCACCCGCGAAACAGAATCTCTGGAAAACGACCCCCTCCGTAATACAGTCCCCATGGCCTCCCATGTGGATGTGATCGGCGCAGGTCCCAGCGGGCTGTGGGCAGCCCTCCATCTGTTACGTAAGGGATTCCAGGTGGATCTCTACGAGCAGGGCAAGCTAGTAGAAGAACGCTTCCGCGATATCCGCAAGTTCTTTGTGAACCGTGAATTTAACGCCTACAGCAACGTGCTCTATGGCGAAGGCGGCGCAGGCGCCTTCAGTGACGGAAAGCTGAACACCCGCAGTCGCAACCTCTTTTCCGAAGCCGTCCTGAAGGACATGGTAAGCTTTGGCGTAGACGAATCCGTGGTGACATTTGCAAAGCCCCATATCGGAACCGATCGACTGGTCCTGATGTTGCGTAAACTCCGTGCAGAAATCGCACGACTGGGCGGCCGCATCCATTACAGCACCACGCTGGAAGATATCGAAATCAAGGACGGCCGCATTTGCGCCATCAAGCTTCGGGACGTATCCCGCCGCAACCTCGGCGAAACCCCGTCCGCGAACTTTGCAGAAATCTGCCCCAGCCGATGGCAGAATTGCGAGGCCCTCGTCCTTGCGGTAGGTCATTCCGCCCGCCACATATACGAGATGCTCCATGCCCGCGGCGTCACCCTGGAAAGCAAGGCTTTCGCCATGGGCGTCCGAGTGGAACACCCTCAGATGCTGATCAACATGCGTCAGCTGGGCCGCGATATAGACACCAAGCTCACAGGTGCCGCAGAATATTTCCTGGCGACACCGACGCTGAACAAGACCAGCTCCGCCTACAGTTTCTGCATGTGTCCCGGTGGCGTTCTAGTCCCGTGTGCATCGGAACCCGGAACCCTGGCCACCAACGGCATGAGCTACAGTCACCGTAACGGACCTTTGGCCAACGGCGCCATTGCAGTGCCCATTACGCCGGGGGCAGAAGGTTTTGATATCAAGACCGCAGGCACCCTTTTTGGCGGCCTCGATCTGCAGCGCAAGATTGAAGCAGACGCCTATGCGGTAGGCGGCAAGAATTATGCGGCGCCGGCTCAGACCATCAAGAATTTTTTGGCAAAGCGGGTAGACAAGAATCTTCCCAAGACCACATATCCCTGCGGGTTAGTGAACAGCAATCTCTGGGATTGGATGGACAAGACCATCTGCAAATCCCTGGCGGAAGGCTTCCAGAACTTCGACAAGAAAATTCCGGGATTCATTGAAGAAGGGCTGATTGTGGCTCCCGAAACCCGCACCAGTTCCCCGCTGCGCATTACCCGCAACAACGAAACTTTGGAAAGCGTCAACACCAAGGGATTGTACGTCCTGGGTGAAGGCGCTGGTTACTCCGGTGGTATCGTCACTAGCGCCGCCGACGGAATCCGCCTCGCACATTACGCAAAAAGAAGTAAACAGTAG
- a CDS encoding RluA family pseudouridine synthase, with protein sequence MITRQIDRNFANMRLDRFLRKAFPEESLSVFFSVIRKKKVRVNGVVAKANQMLQEGDLVNIYENFKSVSEEEKDMSREQSEQFKADNLIAFPGTEARDKSAVTGFAKNKSTWGKTMTGAEKQSNWGAQELDIVIQTEDYMVVNKPSGLASQPGSGTKPGESLVEYLWEWGRKEQLDFKPTIAHRLDQETSGMLLVALHGDTLRELTRMIREHEVDKYYYALVKGNLTKERGTISEKLTRTDAAKGSKMKVGQDDKDAKEAITHYRVKQHYIGYDLVKIQLETGRMHQIRAHFASIGHPLLGDSRYGDFALNREVKKTLGLHRLFLHSCRLEFDWQGEKKVLDCPLPKELQAVIDQLKRKPYERKENNFQRSRR encoded by the coding sequence ATGATTACTCGCCAGATTGACCGCAACTTCGCAAATATGCGTCTCGACCGATTCCTCCGCAAGGCTTTTCCCGAGGAATCCCTGTCCGTATTTTTCTCCGTCATTCGCAAGAAGAAGGTCCGCGTCAACGGAGTCGTGGCCAAGGCCAACCAGATGTTGCAGGAAGGGGACCTGGTGAACATCTACGAAAATTTCAAGTCCGTTTCCGAAGAAGAAAAGGACATGAGCCGCGAACAGTCCGAACAGTTCAAGGCGGACAACCTCATCGCCTTCCCCGGTACCGAAGCCCGCGATAAATCCGCAGTCACTGGATTTGCAAAGAACAAGTCCACCTGGGGCAAGACCATGACCGGCGCCGAAAAGCAGTCCAACTGGGGCGCACAGGAACTGGATATTGTAATCCAGACCGAAGACTATATGGTGGTGAACAAGCCCTCGGGACTTGCAAGTCAGCCCGGCAGCGGAACCAAGCCCGGCGAAAGCCTGGTGGAATACCTGTGGGAATGGGGCCGCAAGGAACAGCTGGACTTTAAGCCCACCATCGCTCACCGCCTGGACCAGGAAACTTCCGGCATGTTGCTGGTGGCCCTCCACGGCGACACCCTCCGTGAACTGACCCGCATGATCCGCGAACACGAAGTGGACAAGTATTACTACGCCCTGGTGAAGGGAAACCTCACCAAGGAACGCGGCACCATCAGCGAAAAACTGACCCGCACCGATGCCGCCAAGGGCAGCAAGATGAAGGTAGGCCAGGATGACAAGGACGCCAAGGAAGCTATCACCCACTACCGCGTGAAGCAGCACTACATCGGTTATGACCTGGTGAAGATCCAGCTGGAAACTGGCCGTATGCACCAGATCCGCGCACACTTCGCAAGCATTGGCCACCCCCTGCTGGGCGACTCCCGCTACGGCGATTTCGCCCTCAATCGTGAAGTCAAGAAAACCCTCGGTCTCCACCGCCTGTTCCTCCACAGCTGCCGTCTGGAATTTGACTGGCAGGGCGAAAAGAAGGTTCTGGACTGCCCGCTGCCTAAGGAACTGCAGGCGGTCATTGACCAGCTGAAGCGAAAGCCCTACGAACGCAAGGAAAACAACTTCCAGCGCAGCCGTCGATAA
- a CDS encoding (deoxy)nucleoside triphosphate pyrophosphohydrolase, protein MKYLQVVAGIIRQTTDNVTQYLATQRGYGDYKGMWEFPGGKVEPGETNQQALARELSEELAIQVSVGDFVCTVEQDYPGRHVTMHCYFCDIVKGTPTLLEHESAQWLTLENIRSVNWLPADISVVERLLSFNT, encoded by the coding sequence ATGAAGTATCTACAAGTTGTCGCAGGCATTATCCGCCAGACTACAGACAACGTAACACAGTATCTCGCAACACAACGTGGTTATGGCGATTACAAAGGGATGTGGGAATTTCCCGGCGGAAAAGTGGAACCCGGCGAAACCAACCAGCAAGCCTTAGCCCGAGAACTTTCCGAAGAACTCGCCATACAAGTTTCCGTCGGCGATTTCGTCTGCACGGTGGAGCAGGACTACCCCGGCCGCCATGTGACCATGCACTGTTACTTCTGCGACATTGTGAAGGGCACCCCTACCCTACTGGAGCATGAATCCGCCCAGTGGCTGACGCTGGAAAATATTCGTTCCGTAAATTGGTTACCAGCGGACATTTCCGTAGTGGAAAGATTACTATCTTTTAACACATAA
- the der gene encoding ribosome biogenesis GTPase Der, with the protein MKLPIVCIIGRPNVGKSSLFNRILGRRAAVVSDRDGVTRDRHYQTASFKGHEFTVVDTGGFLPDDSIDVLADSVRTQIFNAVQESDLVLFMVDVRVGITKLDQQFARLVRKLDKKVILVANKSENGQDRQESYEFLKLGFGQPRTISALTGYACLSLLDEVITVLPTPVRGERKEERPIRFAILGRPNAGKSTLLNRLLNEDRAVVSDIPGTTRDSIDCDFMVDGKKFVVTDTAGLRKKAKVEDEVEIFSNMRTLESIRRSDVSVLMVDCTRGLEVQDFRIITDIRKAGKGLVLVLNKWDILPNKNDKSFDHMVKEMLEREPMLEYVPILSISAKEGQRVNRVVQAIQTVYANCRRVLGRDNVAQAFARFLEENPVPSQNARVVQLTRACQIMVEPPVIAIETRTPELVAESYKRYLMKKFYEEFQLQGAPLRLNFDMKLTLRKDEELEQFTESSNSVRVGGDPQRNLDRKTRERKKL; encoded by the coding sequence ATGAAACTACCTATCGTATGTATTATCGGACGCCCTAATGTGGGTAAGTCCTCCTTGTTCAACCGCATTCTCGGACGCCGAGCTGCCGTGGTCAGTGACCGCGATGGCGTTACCCGTGACCGTCACTATCAGACTGCGAGTTTCAAGGGTCATGAATTTACCGTAGTGGACACCGGCGGATTCTTGCCGGATGACTCCATCGACGTTCTCGCCGACAGCGTCCGTACCCAGATCTTTAACGCCGTGCAGGAATCCGACCTGGTTCTCTTCATGGTGGATGTTCGCGTGGGTATTACCAAGCTGGACCAGCAGTTCGCACGCCTTGTCCGTAAGCTGGACAAGAAGGTGATCCTTGTGGCAAACAAGAGCGAAAACGGTCAGGACCGTCAGGAAAGCTACGAGTTCCTGAAGCTTGGCTTTGGCCAGCCCCGCACCATCAGTGCCCTCACTGGCTACGCATGCCTTTCCCTTCTGGATGAAGTGATTACCGTACTTCCCACTCCCGTTCGTGGAGAACGTAAGGAAGAACGCCCCATCCGCTTTGCAATTCTCGGTCGACCCAATGCAGGTAAGAGCACTCTCCTCAACCGCCTGCTGAACGAAGACCGCGCCGTGGTTTCTGACATTCCGGGTACCACCCGCGATTCCATCGACTGCGACTTCATGGTAGATGGCAAGAAGTTTGTGGTGACAGATACTGCAGGTCTCCGCAAGAAGGCCAAGGTAGAAGACGAAGTTGAAATTTTCAGCAACATGCGCACCCTGGAAAGTATCCGTCGCTCCGACGTTTCTGTCCTGATGGTGGACTGCACCCGCGGTCTGGAAGTTCAGGACTTCCGCATCATTACGGACATCCGCAAGGCTGGTAAAGGTCTTGTTCTCGTTTTGAACAAGTGGGATATCCTCCCCAACAAGAACGACAAGTCCTTCGACCACATGGTAAAGGAAATGCTGGAACGTGAACCCATGTTGGAATACGTGCCGATCCTTTCCATCAGTGCCAAGGAAGGCCAGCGCGTGAACCGCGTGGTCCAGGCCATCCAGACCGTTTACGCCAACTGCCGTCGCGTCCTCGGTCGCGACAACGTGGCTCAGGCATTCGCACGTTTCCTGGAAGAGAACCCTGTTCCCAGCCAGAATGCCCGCGTGGTTCAGCTGACTCGCGCCTGCCAGATCATGGTGGAACCGCCGGTCATCGCCATCGAAACCCGCACTCCGGAATTGGTAGCGGAATCCTACAAGCGCTACCTGATGAAGAAGTTCTACGAAGAGTTCCAACTCCAAGGCGCTCCCCTCCGCTTGAACTTCGATATGAAATTAACCCTCAGAAAGGATGAAGAACTTGAACAGTTTACTGAGTCTTCCAATAGCGTACGTGTTGGGGGCGATCCCCAGCGCAATCTGGATCGCAAAACTCGCGAAAGGAAAAAACTTTGA
- the plsY gene encoding glycerol-3-phosphate 1-O-acyltransferase PlsY — MLGAIPSAIWIAKLAKGKNFDIRDYGSKNAGLTNTFRVLGWKPALPVVFMDLLKGFFGPFIALKMCAADVAAGGADYTAWLPVVAGLLVILGHSYTCFAGFRGGKGVLAALGVFLCLCPVTALTAFAVWLVLTISTKYVSVGSIGACVVLVVLSVMGYCGAPYPVYDNFTLPLAIVTSLIGIFIIVKHRGNIKRLMNGTENGFGSKRKTPKA, encoded by the coding sequence GTGTTGGGGGCGATCCCCAGCGCAATCTGGATCGCAAAACTCGCGAAAGGAAAAAACTTTGATATCCGTGACTACGGCTCCAAGAACGCAGGCCTGACCAACACCTTCCGCGTGTTGGGCTGGAAGCCCGCTCTTCCCGTAGTCTTCATGGATTTGCTGAAGGGCTTCTTCGGTCCCTTCATCGCCCTCAAGATGTGTGCAGCCGACGTCGCTGCCGGTGGTGCAGACTACACCGCATGGCTTCCCGTGGTTGCAGGTCTTCTGGTGATTCTCGGTCATAGCTACACTTGCTTTGCGGGCTTCCGCGGCGGCAAGGGCGTTCTCGCCGCACTGGGCGTGTTCCTGTGCCTGTGCCCCGTTACCGCACTCACCGCTTTTGCAGTATGGCTCGTCCTGACTATTTCCACCAAGTACGTTTCCGTGGGTAGTATCGGCGCCTGCGTCGTACTGGTGGTTCTGTCCGTCATGGGCTACTGCGGCGCACCCTATCCGGTGTACGACAACTTCACTCTGCCTCTGGCTATCGTCACTTCCCTCATCGGCATCTTTATTATCGTGAAGCACCGCGGTAACATCAAGCGCTTGATGAACGGCACAGAAAACGGTTTCGGCAGCAAGAGAAAGACTCCGAAGGCTTAA